Proteins encoded within one genomic window of Triticum aestivum cultivar Chinese Spring chromosome 2D, IWGSC CS RefSeq v2.1, whole genome shotgun sequence:
- the LOC123050030 gene encoding protein LYK5: MPRLHGRAPAALAIHHLLISFLLALLPLASAQQEYEANAQSDCYANNGSSVLGYTCSKSKSNHANSSSASASACTTYLAFRSDLPGYGSPITVAYLLNASASAVAAANSVPVASAVQNGSLLLVPVRCACTAAGHYQHDAAYAIQFDYETYFSIASDVYQGLSTCQAMMAQNPAHDSLDLYPGIALTVPLRCACPSPAQTSAGVKYLVTYLLDWDDDASTVADRFRADYQTLLHANSITDDTTVYPFTTMLVPLKDKPTSEIAVLPEPPTPSPSPAPSDVVSVPPASSAEASSGPRWRVAAGVAAGCSSVLTLGAVLALFLLCRWCRRHGDRGDRSKATLPAVEHAVSDGPAKGALMWPMVVREAVGSLTVYDYGDLERATSCFSEEQRIGNSSVYRAVINGSAVAVKRVPGEGDVGTEVTLLGRVNHSSLIRMSGLCMHGGYTYTVFEFAENGALSDWLHGGEEEEGRVLGWSQRVQVALDVAGGLNYLHNYADPPYVHKNLKGSNILLDACFRAKLSNFGLALAITDDDDRGGPWMTRHVVGTQGYMAPEYLEHGLIGPQLDVFAFGVLVLQLLSGKEAARQDDDGGGGENGKVALLWEEAERLGLGGGAGDLLDKVTAFVDGRLHGQYPLDVVFAMLALALRCVAREPRTRPSMAEVLLSLSGMYNWTINWDPRCPDPEGSGTPHE, encoded by the coding sequence ATGCCTCGTCTCCATGGCCGCGCCCCAGCTGCGCTTGCCATCCACCACCTCCTTATTTCGTTCCTCCTCGCGCTGCTCCCGCTCGCGTCTGCGCAGCAGGAGTACGAGGCCAACGCGCAGAGCGACTGCTACGCCAACAACGGCAGCTCGGTCCTCGGCTACACCtgcagcaagagcaagagcaaccACGCCAACTCCtcctcggcgtcggcatcggcatGCACCACCTACCTGGCCTTCCGCTCCGATCTGCCCGGCTACGGCTCCCCGATCACCGTCGCCTACCTCCTCAACGCCAGCgcgtccgccgtcgccgccgccaactCCGTGCCTGTCGCCTCCGCGGTCCAGAACGGCAGCCTGCTCCTGGTCCCCGTCCGCTGCGCCTGCACGGCGGCGGGGCACTACCAGCACGACGCCGCCTACGCCATCCAGTTCGACTACGAGACCTACTTCTCCATCGCGAGCGACGTGTACCAGGGGCTCTCCACCTGCCAGGCGATGATGGCGCAGAACCCCGCGCATGATAGCCTCGATCTGTACCCCGGCATCGCCCTCACCGTGCCGCTCCGCTGCGCGTGCCCTTCGCCCGCGCAGACCTCGGCTGGAGTCAAGTACCTCGTGACCTACCTCCTCGACTGGGACGACGACGCGTCCACCGTCGCCGACCGCTTCCGCGCCGACTACCAGACCCTGCTTCACGCCAATAGCATCACCGACGACACCACCGTGTACCCGTTCACCACCATGCTGGTTCCGCTCAAGGATAAGCCCACCTCTGAAATAGCGGTCCTGCCGGAGCCACCCACACCGTCACCGTCACCAGCACCGTCCGATGTGGTGTCAGTCCCGCCGGCGAGTTCCGCTGAAGCAAGCAGTGGTCCTAGGTGGCGGGTCGCCGCCGGCGTTGCTGCTGGATGCAGCAGTGTTCTTACTTTGGGTGCCGTGCTTGCTCTCTTCTTGCTATGCCGTTGGTGTCGGCGGCACGGCGACCGTGGTGACCGAAGCAAGGCCACCCTACCGGCAGTGGAGCATGCTGTGTCAGACGGGCCGGCGAAGGGAGCTTTGATGTGGCCGATGGTGGTGCGCGAGGCGGTGGGGTCGCTGACCGTGTACGACTACGGGGATCTAGAGAGGGCGACGTCATGTTTCTCGGAGGAGCAGCGTATTGGAAACTCGTCGGTCTACCGCGCGGTGATCAACGGCAGCGCTGTGGCCGTGAAGCGAGTACCCGGAGAGGGCGACGTGGGCACTGAGGTGACCCTCCTGGGGCGCGTCAACCACTCGAGCCTCATCCGCATGTCCGGCCTGTGCATGCACGGCGGCTATACCTACACAGTGTTCGAGTTCGCCGAGAACGGCGCGCTCAGCGACTGGCTccacggcggcgaggaggaggagggccgcgtGCTCGGCTGGAGCCAGCGCGTGCAGGTGGCGCTCGACGTGGCAGGCGGGCTCAACTACCTGCACAACTACGCCGATCCTCCCTACGTGCATAAGAATCTCAAGGGCAGCAACATCCTCCTCGACGCATGCTTCCGCGCCAAGCTCTCAAACTTCGGCCTCGCGCTCGCGATCACCGACGACGACGACCGCGGCGGCCCGTGGATGACCCGGCACGTGGTCGGCACGCAGGGTTATATGGCGCCCGAGTACCTCGAGCACGGGCTGATCGGCCCCCAGCTCGACGTGTTCGCCTTCGGCGTCCTCGTGCTTCAGCTCTTGTCCGGGAAGGAGGCGGCTAGAcaagacgacgacggcggcggcggcgagaacgGGAAGGTGGCATTGCTTTGGGAGGAAGCGGAACGGTTGGGCctgggcggcggcgccggcgacctGTTGGACAAGGTGACGGCGTTCGTCGACGGTCGGCTGCATGGGCAGTACCCGTTGGACGTGGTGTTCGCCATGCTCGCGTTGGCACTGAGGTGCGTGGCCCGGGAGCCCCGGACGCGGCCGTCCATGGCCGAGGTGCTGCTTTCGCTCTCGGGGATGTATAATTGGACAATAAATTGGGACCCTCGGTGCCCTGACCCCGAGGGCTCCGGAACTCCTCACGAATAA